From Salvia splendens isolate huo1 chromosome 16, SspV2, whole genome shotgun sequence, a single genomic window includes:
- the LOC121771591 gene encoding pentatricopeptide repeat-containing protein At4g19440, chloroplastic-like: protein MVLGCWDLIVPDIDLFSLSLAPRGLFSSATIKPLPDFHGFPSFHTSSLDLHFFTSAPANLANYNPNLYMDMRRSALQKSATNTAAILFFPIKRPLTVSPHPLPRPDNLIAKPKPKPKPKEAPQSPNPPDSAAFDQRFRDTASFSSALSAPNLNSFHCSDLLTRLNPSQFDSIFWEIHNNVDPSTALKFFYVAGNRCSFRFSLRSYCVLFHLLLSKNLDSAARLLLIRLIDGKLPMALRDDVGDLHREIATVLADACFGSERFRGGVRAFDILAHVYVSDLKSFGFDVAMDVFRFLASRELVPSVRTCVFFMSTLVKEGEPEKGYEVFNIVSRKFSPDLHLYSIAINAQCKRGKVEEAIELFKQMESKGVTPNVVIYNNLMHGLCRSGRLEEAFQLKERMVDKGIQPTHVTYGVLINSLMELQKYGEADCVLKKMSSKGLIPNVVVYNTLIHGFCKIGNLTIALKLKDDMSLLGVIPNSVTYNTLINGLCKDNQIDLAEQFLRKMMKGGLSINVGTIHSVIHGLCKNLRLDSALMYTMLMIFKNLRPDNMLLTTLMSRLCQNHMHSEALKLYYDLQGTGVGCNTVTLNALVFGLSEIGNVQEAKSIIKSMLDCGVKLDTFTYNALIYGCCKEDMLEIGFKLKEEMTEKGISSDIMTYNMLINRLSKKGKMDEALMLWHECQRNDLVPDVHLYAVMIAGYCNGENFEEAMNFFDMLLQQNIKPNSVVYNILIGAYSRVGNMPEAFKLFGEMRSKGIPRTLVTYSSLIHGMGNVGRVNESTYLFDEMRKDGLQPDVVCYTALIGGYCKLGQMNEATSVLQEMSSFNIQPNKITYTVIIHGYCKLGRTGEAAEGLREMLSKGITPDSVTYNVLSQGFCKEGDTKKAFALWEHMSDRGINLDDVAHTSLVHCMSQQSKKESH, encoded by the coding sequence ATGGTTTTGGGGTGTTGGGATCTAATCGTTCCTGACATAGacctcttctctctctcacttgCTCCTCGTGGCCTCTTCTCTTCCGCTACCATTAAACCTCTCCCCGATTTTCATGGCTTCCCCTCTTTCCACACCTCCTCTCTAGACCTCCATTTCTTCACCTCCGCTCCTGCTAATCTCGCCAATTACAATCCCAATCTATATATGGACATGAGAAGATCCGCCCTCCAGAAATCCGCCACCAACACCGCCGCGATACTCTTCTTTCCTATCAAACGACCGCTAACCGTCTCGCCTCATCCCTTACCGCGACCGGATAATCTAATCGCTAAACCTAAACCTAAACCTAAACCAAAAGAGGCTCCTCAATCGCCGAATCCCCCTGATTCAGCTGCATTTGATCAGCGATTTCGTGATACCGCGAGTTTTTCTTCTGCTCTTTCCGCACCGAATTTGAATTCATTTCACTGTAGCGATTTGCTTACGCGTTTGAATCCTAGCCAATTTGATTCTATTTTTTGGGAAATTCATAATAATGTTGATCCTTCCACCGCATTGAAGTTCTTTTACGTTGCCGGGAACCGCTGCAGCTTTAGGTTTTCGCTTAGATCGTATTGCGTGTTGTTTCACTTGTTGCTTTCTAAGAATCTCGATTCAGCTGCGCGGTTGCTCCTGATAAGATTGATTGATGGAAAGTTGCCCATGGCATTGAGGGATGATGTTGGGGATTTGCATAGGGAGATTGCTACTGTTTTGGCAGATGCTTGTTTTGGTTCGGAGAGATTTAGGGGAGGGGTGAGAGCGTTTGATATTTTGGCTCATGTTTATGTTAGTGATCTTAAGAGCTTCGGGTTTGATGTTGCAATGGATGTGTTTAGGTTCTTAGCCAGTAGAGAGTTGGTTCCATCTGTCAGGACTTGCGTTTTTTTTATGAGCACTCTTGTTAAGGAAGGCGAACCTGAGAAAGGCTACGaagtttttaatattgtttcGAGAAAATTTTCACCAGATCTTCACTTATACAGTATTGCAATAAATGCGCAGTGCAAAAGAGGTAAGGTTGAGGAGGCAATTGAACTGTTTAAGCAAATGGAGAGTAAAGGAGTTACACCGAATGTTGTTATATATAACAATCTAATGCATGGCCTATGTAGAAGCGGGAGACTGGAAGAGGCATTCCAGCTTAAGGAGAGGATGGTAGATAAGGGGATTCAACCAACTCATGTTACTTATGGTGTTCTGATTAACAGTCTGATGGAGCTTCAGAAATACGGTGAAGCTGATTGTGTCTTGAAAAAGATGTCGAGTAAGGGGCTTATTCCCAatgttgttgtttataacacATTGATTCATGGGTTTTGTAAGATAGGAAATTTGACAATTGCCCTGAAGTTAAAGGATGATATGTCATTACTAGGTGTTATTCCAAATTCAGTTACTTATAATACTCTCATAAATGGACTCTGCAAGGACAATCAAATAGATTTAGCCGAGCAGTTCTTAAGAAAAATGATGAAAGGAGGATTAAGTATAAACGTAGGTACTATACATTCTGTCATTCATGGATTATGTAAAAACTTAAGATTGGACTCTGCTCTTATGTACACCATGTTGATGATCTTTAAGAACTTGAGGCCTGACAATATGTTGTTGACAACATTGATGAGCAGACTTTGCCAGAATCATATGCATTCAGAAGCCTTGAAGCTGTATTATGATCTGCAGGGTACAGGAGTTGGTTGCAATACAGTGACCTTAAATGCTCTTGTTTTTGGACTTTCTGAAATTGGTAATGTGCAAGAAGCTAAATCTATCATCAAGAGCATGTTGGATTGTGGTGTTAAGTTGGATACTTTCACGTACAATGCACTCATCTACGGGTGTTGCAAAGAGGATATGTTGGAAATTGGCTTTAAGCTCAAGGAAGAAATGACTGAGAAAGGAATCTCCTCAGACATTATGACGTACAACATGCTGATAAACAGGTTATCTAAAAAGGGTAAAATGGATGAAGCGCTGATGCTGTGGCACGAATGCCAAAGGAATGATCTTGTTCCTGATGTTCATTTATATGCAGTAATGATAGCTGGGTATTGCAATGGTGAAAATTTTGAGGAGGCTATGAATTTCTTTGATATGTTACTGCAGCAGAATATTAAGCCGAATTCTGTTGTATATAACATACTCATTGGAGCATACTCTAGGGTTGGAAACATGCCAGAGGCCTTCAAACTCTTTGGTGAGATGAGAAGCAAAGGTATTCCACGCACCCTGGTCACCTATTCTTCTCTAATACATGGAATGGGCAATGTTGGCCGAGTAAATGAATCAACATATCTGTTTGATGAAATGAGAAAGGATGGTTTGCAGCCTGATGTAGTATGTTACACTGCACTAATTGGTGGTTATTGTAAGCTAGGCCAGATGAATGAAGCAACAAGTGTCTTGCAGGAAATGTCTTCATTTAACATACAGCCGAATAAGATAACTTACACAGTAATAATCCATGGGTACTGCAAGTTGGGTAGGACAGGAGAGGCTGCTGAGGGTCTTAGGGAAATGCTAAGCAAAGGTATCACTCCTGATTCTGTGACTTATAATGTGCTGTCACAAGGGTTCTGCAAAGAAGGGGATACAAAGAAAGCCTTCGCCCTGTGGGAACACATGTCTGATAGAGGAATAAATTTAGATGATGTTGCACATACTTCATTGGTTCACTGCATGTCCCAGCAATCAAAGAAAGAAAGCCACTAA